In Listeria monocytogenes, the following proteins share a genomic window:
- the rplC gene encoding 50S ribosomal protein L3, whose protein sequence is MTKGILGRKVGMTQVFTENGELIPVTVIEAAQNVVLQKKTVETDGYEAVQIGFEDKRAILSNKPEQGHVAKANTTPKRFIREFRDVNLDEYEIGAEVKVDVFAEGDIIDATGVSKGKGFQGVIKRHGQSRGPMAHGSRYHRRPGSMGPVAPNRVFKNKLLPGRMGGEQITIQNLEIVKVDVEKNVLLVKGNVPGAKKALVQIKTATKAK, encoded by the coding sequence ATGACCAAAGGAATCTTAGGTAGAAAAGTAGGGATGACACAAGTTTTCACTGAAAACGGCGAACTTATTCCAGTAACAGTAATCGAAGCAGCACAAAACGTGGTACTTCAAAAGAAAACTGTTGAAACTGACGGCTATGAAGCTGTACAAATCGGTTTCGAAGATAAGAGAGCAATTTTGTCAAACAAACCCGAACAAGGTCATGTAGCAAAAGCCAATACTACTCCTAAGCGCTTCATTCGCGAATTCCGCGATGTAAACTTAGACGAGTATGAGATTGGTGCAGAAGTAAAAGTAGACGTATTCGCAGAAGGTGACATCATCGACGCGACAGGCGTATCGAAAGGTAAAGGATTCCAAGGTGTTATTAAACGCCACGGACAATCACGCGGCCCTATGGCCCATGGTTCCCGTTACCATCGTCGCCCAGGTTCAATGGGTCCAGTAGCACCTAACCGTGTTTTCAAAAATAAACTACTTCCAGGTCGTATGGGTGGAGAACAAATCACTATCCAAAACCTAGAAATCGTTAAAGTAGACGTTGAAAAGAACGTTCTTTTAGTAAAAGGTAACGTTCCAGGCGCTAAAAAAGCATTAGTTCAAATTAAAACTGCTACTAAAGCAAAATAA
- the rplE gene encoding 50S ribosomal protein L5 yields MNRLKDQYLKEIVPALMSKFNYDSVMEVPKIDKIVINTGVGDATANAKVLDSAVEELALITGQKPVITKAKNSIAGFRLREGMPIGAKVTLRGERMYDFLDKLVTVSLPRVRDFRGVSKKAFDGRGNYTLGVREQLIFPEIDYDQVSKVRGMDVVIVTTAKSDEESHELLTQLGMPFQK; encoded by the coding sequence ATGAATCGCCTTAAAGATCAATATCTTAAGGAAATTGTTCCTGCTTTAATGAGCAAATTCAATTATGACTCCGTAATGGAGGTTCCAAAAATAGATAAAATCGTAATCAACACTGGTGTTGGTGACGCTACAGCAAATGCGAAAGTTTTAGACAGTGCAGTTGAGGAGTTAGCTCTTATCACTGGTCAAAAACCTGTAATCACAAAAGCAAAAAATTCTATCGCTGGTTTCCGTCTTCGTGAAGGAATGCCAATCGGTGCTAAAGTAACTTTGCGTGGTGAACGCATGTATGATTTCTTAGATAAATTAGTTACTGTTTCACTTCCACGTGTTCGTGATTTCCGTGGCGTATCGAAAAAAGCTTTCGATGGTCGTGGTAACTATACGTTGGGTGTTAGAGAGCAACTTATTTTCCCTGAAATTGATTACGATCAAGTATCAAAAGTACGCGGTATGGACGTAGTAATCGTTACAACTGCCAAAAGTGATGAAGAATCTCATGAGTTACTAACTCAACTAGGGATGCCATTTCAAAAGTAA
- the fmnA gene encoding FAD export ECF transporter transmembrane subunit FmnA — translation MIEKLILGRFVPGESLIHGLDARTKLLAGFYYIGILFLANNWWTYALMVLFTLMVIQMTGIKLKVFIKGVKPLIWLILFTVVMQILFASGGTIYFDWGPFTISSFGLLNGVFVFLRFVLIIMMSTVITLTTTPMNLTDAIAYILRPFAVLKVPVNDIALMISVALRFIPTLMGETDKIMKAQRARGVDFGEGNLFEQMKVVVPIFIPLFVSSFNRAEELADAMEARGYQGGEGRTRFRILHWHFGDLIAACIMILLTAGLVILRTS, via the coding sequence ATGATAGAAAAACTAATATTAGGTCGTTTTGTTCCAGGGGAGTCCTTGATTCATGGTCTGGATGCGCGAACGAAACTTTTAGCAGGCTTTTATTATATCGGTATTTTATTTTTAGCGAATAACTGGTGGACATACGCCTTAATGGTTTTGTTCACACTCATGGTCATTCAAATGACAGGTATCAAGTTAAAAGTGTTTATAAAAGGTGTAAAACCACTTATTTGGCTAATTTTATTTACAGTAGTAATGCAAATACTATTTGCGAGTGGCGGAACGATTTATTTTGATTGGGGTCCATTTACAATCTCTTCATTTGGGCTTTTGAACGGCGTATTTGTGTTTTTGCGCTTTGTCTTAATTATCATGATGTCGACCGTTATCACGCTCACAACGACGCCTATGAACCTGACAGACGCAATTGCTTACATTCTTCGTCCGTTTGCAGTGCTCAAAGTGCCGGTGAACGACATTGCGTTAATGATTTCGGTGGCGCTTCGTTTTATTCCAACACTCATGGGAGAAACGGATAAAATCATGAAAGCGCAGCGAGCTCGTGGTGTGGATTTTGGTGAAGGCAATCTTTTCGAGCAAATGAAAGTAGTTGTCCCAATTTTTATTCCGCTATTTGTTAGTTCATTTAACCGCGCGGAAGAATTAGCAGATGCAATGGAAGCGCGAGGTTATCAAGGTGGCGAAGGTCGCACACGATTCCGAATACTGCATTGGCATTTCGGGGATCTAATTGCTGCATGTATAATGATACTTTTAACTGCGGGACTTGTAATACTAAGAACTTCTTAA
- the rpsJ gene encoding 30S ribosomal protein S10: protein MAKQKIRIRLKAYDHRILDQSAEKIVETAKRSGASVSGPIPLPTEKSIYTVLRAVHKYKDSREQFEMRTHKRLIDIVNPTPQTVDSLMRLDLPSGVDIEIKL from the coding sequence ATGGCAAAACAAAAAATTCGTATTCGTTTAAAAGCTTATGATCACCGTATTTTGGATCAATCAGCAGAAAAGATTGTAGAAACAGCGAAACGCTCAGGTGCTTCCGTATCTGGTCCGATTCCACTTCCAACAGAGAAGTCAATCTACACAGTCTTGCGTGCGGTCCACAAATATAAAGACTCTCGTGAGCAATTCGAAATGCGTACACACAAACGTTTAATCGACATCGTTAATCCAACACCACAAACAGTTGATAGCTTGATGCGTTTAGACTTGCCAAGCGGTGTGGACATCGAAATCAAACTATAA
- the rplP gene encoding 50S ribosomal protein L16, producing MLVPKRVKYRREFRGNMRGRAKGGTEVAFGEYGLQAVEASWITNRQIEAARIAMTRYMKRGGKVWIKIFPHKSYTSKPIGVRMGKGKGAPEGWVSPVKRGKIMFEIAGVPEDVAREALRLAAHKLPVKTKIVKREEIGGEANES from the coding sequence ATGTTAGTTCCTAAACGTGTAAAATACCGTCGTGAATTCCGCGGAAACATGCGTGGACGCGCGAAAGGCGGAACTGAAGTTGCATTTGGTGAATATGGTCTTCAAGCAGTTGAAGCTTCTTGGATTACAAACCGTCAAATCGAAGCAGCTCGTATCGCAATGACTCGTTACATGAAACGTGGCGGTAAAGTTTGGATTAAAATTTTCCCTCATAAATCTTACACTTCTAAACCAATCGGGGTTCGGATGGGTAAAGGTAAAGGTGCTCCGGAAGGTTGGGTAAGCCCAGTCAAACGTGGCAAAATTATGTTTGAAATCGCAGGTGTTCCTGAAGATGTAGCGCGTGAAGCATTACGTCTAGCAGCACACAAACTGCCGGTCAAAACTAAGATCGTTAAACGTGAAGAAATTGGTGGTGAAGCAAATGAAAGCTAA
- the rplB gene encoding 50S ribosomal protein L2 encodes MAIKKYKPTTNGRRHMTSSDFAEITTSTPEKSLLRPLKKKAGRNNQGKLTVRHHGGGHKRQYRVIDFKRNKDGIPGRVATIEYDPNRSANIALINYADGEKRYIIAAKGLEVGQTIYSGAEADIKVGNALELKDIPVGTVIHNIEMKPGKGGQLVRSAGTSAQVLGKEGKYVLIRLNSGEVRMILATCRATIGQVGNEQHELINIGKAGRSRWMGKRPTVRGSVMNPNDHPHGGGEGKAPIGRKSPMSPWGKPTLGYKTRKKNNNSDKFIVRRRKKK; translated from the coding sequence ATGGCGATCAAAAAGTATAAACCTACCACTAACGGGCGCCGGCACATGACTAGTTCTGATTTCGCTGAGATTACTACAAGTACTCCAGAAAAATCTTTACTACGTCCTCTTAAAAAGAAAGCCGGACGCAATAACCAAGGTAAGTTAACTGTTCGTCATCACGGCGGTGGCCATAAACGCCAATACCGCGTGATTGATTTCAAACGTAACAAAGATGGTATTCCTGGACGCGTTGCAACGATCGAGTACGATCCAAACCGTTCTGCTAATATTGCTCTAATCAACTATGCTGATGGAGAAAAACGCTACATCATCGCAGCAAAAGGCCTTGAAGTAGGTCAAACAATTTATTCAGGAGCAGAAGCTGACATCAAAGTCGGTAATGCACTAGAATTAAAAGATATTCCAGTGGGTACTGTTATCCACAATATCGAAATGAAACCTGGTAAAGGTGGACAATTAGTACGTTCTGCTGGAACAAGTGCTCAAGTACTTGGTAAAGAAGGCAAATACGTATTAATCCGCTTAAACTCTGGTGAAGTTCGCATGATCCTTGCTACTTGCCGTGCTACAATCGGTCAAGTTGGTAACGAACAACACGAACTTATCAACATCGGTAAAGCAGGTCGTTCACGTTGGATGGGTAAACGCCCAACTGTTCGTGGATCTGTAATGAACCCGAACGATCACCCACACGGTGGTGGTGAAGGTAAAGCTCCAATCGGCCGTAAATCGCCAATGTCTCCATGGGGTAAACCAACTCTTGGATACAAAACACGTAAGAAAAACAACAACTCCGATAAATTTATCGTACGTCGTCGTAAGAAAAAATAA
- the rpsQ gene encoding 30S ribosomal protein S17 — protein sequence MADRNQRKVYTGRVVSDKMDKTITVVVETYKKHGLYGKRVKYSKKFKAHDENNIAKTGDVVRISETRPLSATKHFRLLEVVEEAVII from the coding sequence ATGGCTGACCGTAACCAACGTAAAGTTTATACTGGTCGTGTTGTATCCGATAAAATGGATAAAACAATTACCGTGGTTGTTGAAACGTACAAGAAACATGGTTTGTACGGTAAACGCGTGAAGTATTCTAAAAAATTCAAAGCGCATGATGAAAATAACATTGCAAAAACTGGCGATGTAGTTCGTATTTCCGAAACTCGTCCATTGTCTGCAACTAAACATTTCCGTTTACTAGAAGTTGTAGAAGAAGCAGTAATTATCTAA
- the rpmC gene encoding 50S ribosomal protein L29, whose translation MKANDIRDLSTTEIQDQEKALKEELFNLRFQLATGQLENTARIREVRKAIARMKTIVRERELA comes from the coding sequence ATGAAAGCTAATGATATCCGTGATTTATCCACTACCGAAATCCAAGATCAAGAAAAAGCTTTGAAAGAAGAGCTCTTCAACCTGCGCTTTCAATTAGCTACTGGTCAATTAGAAAACACCGCACGTATTCGTGAGGTTCGTAAAGCAATTGCCCGTATGAAAACAATCGTTCGAGAAAGAGAACTTGCTTAA
- the rplD gene encoding 50S ribosomal protein L4 yields MPKLSLLKQDGTNAGEITLNDTVFGIEPNEKVVVDVILSQRASLRQGTHKVKNRSEVRGGGRKPWRQKGTGRARQGSIRSPQWRGGGVVFGPTPRSYAYKLPKKVRRLAIKSILSSKVNEEKLVVLEGLTFDAPKTKEFAAFLKNISVDTKALIVVAGESENVELSARNLQGITVIPAESISVLEVAKHDKLIITKAAVEKVEEVLA; encoded by the coding sequence ATGCCAAAATTAAGCTTACTTAAACAAGATGGAACAAACGCTGGCGAAATTACTTTAAACGACACTGTTTTCGGTATCGAACCAAATGAAAAAGTTGTTGTTGATGTGATTTTGAGCCAACGTGCATCCCTACGTCAAGGGACTCACAAAGTAAAAAATCGTTCAGAAGTACGTGGTGGCGGACGTAAACCATGGCGTCAAAAAGGTACAGGTCGTGCCCGTCAAGGTTCAATCCGTTCCCCACAATGGCGCGGCGGTGGTGTCGTATTCGGCCCAACACCTCGTTCATATGCTTACAAATTACCTAAGAAAGTTCGTCGTTTAGCGATTAAATCAATTCTTTCTTCTAAAGTAAATGAAGAAAAATTAGTTGTACTTGAAGGTTTGACTTTCGATGCACCTAAAACAAAAGAATTTGCGGCTTTTCTTAAAAATATCTCTGTAGATACTAAGGCACTAATCGTAGTTGCTGGTGAAAGTGAAAATGTAGAATTATCTGCACGCAACTTACAAGGCATTACAGTTATTCCAGCTGAAAGTATCTCAGTACTAGAAGTTGCTAAACATGATAAATTAATTATCACTAAAGCAGCTGTCGAAAAAGTAGAGGAGGTGCTCGCATAA
- the menA gene encoding 1,4-dihydroxy-2-naphthoate polyprenyltransferase, translated as MSIPSFLKLVEIQTKIASVFPFMLGTLFVVYQYDMFKPINTLIFFGSMLIFDLTTTAINNYMDYRKATDNHDYDYRTTSNVIGQEQIPVRTVIITIFLMFFIATGLGVWLVFRTDLLVLLIGFVCFCIGILYTFGPVPLSRMPLGEIFSGVTMGFGIFFLAVYVNAYDAGIANLLWQGEMVTIQFNLIEIIRIGVVSLPCIFTIANIMLANNLCDLDEDIRNHRYTLPYYIGRKMGVLLFNALYYASFLAVIISVAINFLHPIMLLSLITIYPVYRNLVKFNKEQVKSKTFVIGIRNFVLINATLTILMAVSVALQQLT; from the coding sequence AGGAACGCTATTCGTTGTATATCAATATGATATGTTCAAACCCATTAATACGCTGATATTTTTCGGCTCTATGCTCATATTTGACTTGACCACGACAGCGATTAATAACTATATGGATTATCGCAAGGCGACAGATAATCATGACTACGATTATCGAACTACCAGCAATGTAATCGGACAAGAGCAAATTCCTGTGCGAACAGTTATTATAACTATTTTCTTGATGTTTTTCATTGCAACAGGATTAGGTGTTTGGTTAGTTTTCCGCACAGATCTTTTAGTGCTCTTAATTGGGTTTGTCTGCTTTTGTATAGGAATCTTATATACATTTGGTCCTGTACCACTTTCTCGTATGCCGTTAGGTGAAATTTTTTCAGGTGTAACGATGGGGTTTGGGATTTTCTTCTTAGCTGTATATGTAAATGCATACGATGCAGGAATCGCGAATTTGCTTTGGCAAGGAGAAATGGTGACGATTCAGTTCAATCTAATAGAAATCATCCGGATAGGTGTGGTATCCTTACCATGTATTTTCACGATTGCTAATATCATGCTCGCAAATAATCTTTGTGATTTAGATGAAGATATTAGGAATCACCGTTATACACTTCCATACTATATAGGGAGAAAAATGGGCGTCCTATTATTTAATGCTCTGTACTATGCTTCGTTTTTAGCAGTGATTATTTCAGTGGCTATAAACTTCTTGCATCCAATCATGCTATTATCTCTTATAACAATTTATCCAGTGTATCGTAATTTAGTGAAATTCAATAAAGAGCAAGTGAAGTCAAAAACATTTGTCATCGGTATTCGTAATTTCGTATTAATTAATGCGACGTTGACGATTTTAATGGCAGTGAGTGTAGCGCTTCAACAATTGACATGA
- the rpsS gene encoding 30S ribosomal protein S19 yields the protein MGRSLKKGPFVDDHLMKKVEAAAESEKKQVIKTWSRRSTIFPTFVGQTIAVYDGRKHVPVYVQEDMVGHKLGEFAPTRTYRGHAGDDKKTKR from the coding sequence ATGGGTCGTAGTTTGAAAAAAGGACCTTTTGTTGATGACCACTTGATGAAGAAAGTGGAAGCAGCAGCAGAAAGCGAAAAGAAACAAGTAATTAAAACTTGGTCTCGTCGCTCCACGATTTTCCCAACTTTTGTTGGACAAACAATCGCAGTATATGATGGACGTAAACACGTTCCTGTTTATGTTCAAGAAGATATGGTAGGACACAAACTGGGCGAATTCGCACCAACTCGTACGTACCGCGGTCATGCGGGCGACGATAAAAAAACTAAACGCTAA
- the rplW gene encoding 50S ribosomal protein L23, producing MDARDIIKRPVVTEESTSILDDKKYTFEVDTRATKTQVKYAIEEIFDVKVAKVNVMNYKGKLKRMGRYAGYTNKRRKAIVTVTADSKEIQFFEV from the coding sequence ATGGATGCACGCGACATCATTAAGCGCCCAGTTGTAACTGAAGAATCTACAAGCATTCTCGACGATAAGAAATATACATTTGAAGTAGATACTCGCGCAACTAAAACGCAAGTAAAATACGCAATTGAAGAAATTTTCGACGTAAAAGTTGCTAAAGTAAACGTAATGAATTACAAAGGCAAACTTAAACGTATGGGCCGTTATGCAGGTTACACTAACAAACGCCGTAAAGCGATTGTTACTGTTACAGCTGACAGCAAAGAAATTCAATTCTTTGAAGTATAA
- the rplN gene encoding 50S ribosomal protein L14 has protein sequence MIQQESRMKVADNSGAREVLTIKVLGGSGRKTANIGDVVVCTVKQATPGGVVKKGEVVKAVIVRTKSGARRQDGSYIKFDENACVIIRDDKSPRGTRIFGPVARELRENNFMKIVSLAPEVL, from the coding sequence ATGATTCAACAAGAAAGTCGTATGAAAGTGGCTGATAACTCTGGTGCTCGTGAAGTATTAACTATTAAAGTACTAGGTGGATCAGGACGCAAAACTGCTAACATTGGCGATGTTGTCGTGTGTACCGTTAAACAAGCAACACCAGGCGGCGTTGTCAAAAAAGGTGAAGTTGTTAAAGCAGTAATCGTTCGTACTAAGAGTGGAGCACGTCGTCAAGACGGTTCTTACATCAAGTTTGATGAAAATGCATGTGTCATTATCCGTGACGATAAAAGTCCTCGTGGAACACGTATTTTTGGACCTGTTGCTCGCGAACTTCGTGAAAACAACTTTATGAAGATCGTTTCTTTAGCTCCAGAAGTTCTTTAA
- the rplX gene encoding 50S ribosomal protein L24 — translation MHVKKGDKVKVITGKDKGKSGKVLAAFPKKDRVLIEGINMVKKHTKPSNVNPQGGILNVEAPIHVSNVMLIDPKTGEPTRVGYEVKGDKKVRVAKKSGEVIDK, via the coding sequence ATGCATGTCAAAAAAGGTGATAAAGTAAAAGTTATTACTGGTAAAGATAAAGGCAAATCCGGCAAAGTGCTCGCAGCATTTCCGAAAAAGGATCGCGTACTTATCGAAGGAATCAATATGGTTAAAAAACATACAAAACCTTCCAACGTCAACCCGCAAGGCGGAATCTTGAATGTTGAAGCACCAATCCACGTTTCAAACGTAATGCTAATTGACCCTAAAACAGGCGAACCTACTCGTGTAGGATACGAAGTTAAAGGCGACAAAAAAGTACGCGTAGCAAAAAAATCCGGTGAAGTAATAGATAAATAA
- the rplV gene encoding 50S ribosomal protein L22 gives MASEVTSAKAVAKTVRIAPRKARIVIDLIRGKQVGEAIAILKYTPRSASPIIEKVLKSAIANAEHNYDLDINNLVVEEAFVDEGPTLKRFRPRAQGRASAINKRTSHITVVVSEVKEG, from the coding sequence ATGGCAAGTGAAGTTACAAGCGCAAAAGCCGTTGCCAAAACGGTTCGTATTGCTCCTCGCAAAGCTAGAATCGTCATTGATTTAATTCGAGGCAAGCAAGTTGGCGAAGCAATTGCAATCTTGAAGTATACTCCAAGATCAGCTTCCCCAATTATTGAAAAAGTATTAAAATCTGCTATTGCTAACGCAGAGCATAACTATGATTTAGACATTAACAACCTTGTAGTAGAGGAAGCATTTGTTGACGAAGGTCCAACACTTAAACGTTTCCGTCCACGTGCACAAGGTCGTGCAAGTGCAATCAACAAACGTACTAGCCACATTACAGTTGTGGTATCTGAAGTGAAGGAGGGATAA
- the rpsC gene encoding 30S ribosomal protein S3 → MGQKVHPIGMRIGVIRDWDSKWYAEKDYADFLHEDLRIRDYVAKRLSDASVSRVEIERAANRVNITIHTAKPGMVIGKGGSEVEALRKNLNELTQKRVHINIVEIKRADLDAKLVAENIARQLEGRVSFRRAQKQAIQRTMRAGAKGIKTQVSGRLGGADIARAEHYSEGTVPLHTLRADIDYAWEEADTTYGKLGVKVWIYRGEVLPTKKNNVEGGK, encoded by the coding sequence GTGGGTCAAAAAGTACATCCAATAGGTATGCGTATCGGTGTCATCCGTGATTGGGACTCCAAATGGTACGCGGAAAAAGATTATGCGGACTTCTTACATGAAGATTTACGCATCCGTGATTACGTTGCAAAACGTCTATCTGACGCTTCTGTTTCTCGTGTAGAAATCGAACGTGCAGCTAACCGTGTGAATATCACTATTCATACTGCAAAACCTGGTATGGTTATCGGTAAAGGTGGTTCTGAAGTTGAAGCATTACGCAAAAACTTAAACGAACTTACTCAAAAACGTGTTCATATCAACATCGTAGAAATCAAACGTGCTGACCTAGACGCAAAATTGGTTGCTGAAAATATCGCTCGTCAATTGGAAGGTCGTGTATCTTTCCGTCGTGCGCAAAAACAAGCTATCCAACGTACTATGCGTGCTGGAGCAAAAGGTATCAAAACTCAAGTATCTGGTCGTCTTGGCGGAGCGGATATCGCTCGTGCTGAACACTATAGCGAAGGAACAGTACCTCTTCATACATTGCGTGCCGACATCGACTACGCATGGGAAGAAGCTGACACAACTTATGGTAAACTAGGCGTTAAAGTCTGGATCTACCGCGGTGAAGTCCTTCCTACGAAGAAAAACAATGTGGAAGGAGGAAAATAA
- a CDS encoding type Z 30S ribosomal protein S14, whose amino-acid sequence MAKKSMIAKQKRTPKYAVQAYTRCERCGRPHSVIRKFKLCRICFRELAYKGQIPGVKKASW is encoded by the coding sequence GTGGCTAAGAAATCCATGATCGCGAAGCAAAAACGTACACCAAAATACGCTGTTCAAGCATATACTCGTTGTGAACGTTGTGGTCGTCCACATTCCGTTATTCGCAAATTTAAATTATGCCGTATTTGTTTCCGTGAACTTGCCTATAAAGGTCAAATTCCCGGCGTGAAAAAAGCAAGCTGGTAA
- the rpsH gene encoding 30S ribosomal protein S8, whose amino-acid sequence MVMTDPIADFLTRIRNANMVKHDKLELPASKIKKEIAEILKREGFIRDVEYIEDDNAGTIRVFLKYGATGERVITGLKRISKPGLRVYAKSTEVPKVLNGLGIAIVSTSQGVLTDKEARAKQVGGEVLAYVW is encoded by the coding sequence ATGGTGATGACAGATCCAATTGCAGATTTTCTAACTCGCATTCGTAATGCAAACATGGTTAAACATGATAAATTAGAACTGCCTGCATCCAAAATCAAAAAAGAAATTGCTGAAATATTGAAGCGTGAAGGTTTTATCCGTGACGTTGAATATATTGAAGATGACAATGCTGGAACAATCCGTGTTTTCTTAAAATATGGAGCGACTGGCGAACGTGTAATCACTGGTTTGAAACGTATTAGTAAACCAGGTTTGCGTGTATATGCAAAATCAACTGAGGTGCCTAAAGTACTTAACGGTCTAGGTATCGCAATCGTGTCTACTTCCCAAGGTGTTTTAACCGACAAAGAAGCCCGTGCTAAACAAGTCGGCGGAGAAGTACTAGCATACGTTTGGTAA